In the genome of Pichia kudriavzevii chromosome 4, complete sequence, one region contains:
- a CDS encoding uncharacterized protein (PKUD0D01840; similar to Saccharomyces cerevisiae YER048W-A (ISD11); ancestral locus Anc_7.219), with the protein MSAAHTQRALALYRGLLRTARRFDYYNFRHYFLRRTRESFRANQKLDANDTNVTSLLADAEENLAVLRRQAAISQMYHFDKLVVERVK; encoded by the coding sequence ATGTCTGCTGCACACACACAGAGAGCCCTCGCCCTCTACAGAGGCCTCCTCCGAACAGCCCGCCGTTTCGACTACTACAACTTCCGCCACTACTTTCTCAGACGTACAAGGGAGTCCTTCAGAGCCAACCAGAAACTCGACGCTAACGACACGAACGTGACATCCCTCCTTGCAGACGCCGAGGAGAACCTCGCAGTGCTACGGAGACAGGCAGCCATCTCCCAGATGTACCACTTTGACAAGCTCGTTGTTGAGAGAGTCAAATGA